The following is a genomic window from Roseitalea porphyridii.
GCGACCCTCGACCTTCACCGGATAGGCGTAGGTCGTCGCGATGCGCCCGTTGCGCACGATGTCCTCGTAGAGCTTGACGTGCATGAGCCCGTATTCCTCGAGCGCGTGCATCTTGCGGGTTTCGGTCTCGCGCGGCTCGAGGAACCGCAGCGGCTCGGGGATCGGCACCTGGTAGACCAGCACCTGACCGTCGTTCAGCGGTTCCTCGGGGATGCGGTGGCGGGTCTGGATCACCGTGGCCTCGCCGGTCCTCGTCGTCGTCGCAACGCGCGCAACCCTTGCGAAAAAGGCGCGGATCGAGACCGCGTTCGTCGTATCGTCGGCGCCCTGGTCGATCACCTTGAGCGTGTCCTCCGGGCCGATGATCGAGGCGGTGACCTGCACCCCGCCGGTTCCCCAGCCATAGGGCATCGGCATCTCGCGCGAGGCGAACGGCACCTGATAGCCGGGTATGGCGATCGCCTTGAGGATCGCGCGTCGGATCATCCGCTTGGTCTGCTCGTCCAGATAGGCGAAATTGTAGGTGGCAAGGTCGGTCATGAGGCCGCTCCGGTGGGGTTGCACCCAGACTGAGAAGTCGCCTCAAGGCAGGGGGTCGCCATGGGAGACATCATTCCGCCGCCTCCGCCATGTCCGCGCCGCCGTTGCGGCGCGCCTCGTGCTCGGCGCGCATGGCGCGCACCAGTTCGAGCTCGGCCTGGAAGTCGACATAATGCGGCAGCTTCAGATGCTCGACGAAACCCGAGGCCTGAACGTTGTCCGAATGGGAGATCACGAACTCCTCGTCCTGCGCCGGCGCGACAACGTCCTCGCCCAGTTCGCGCGCCCGCAGCGACCGGTCGCACAGCGCCATCGCCATCGCCTTGCGCTCGGACTGGCCGAAGACGAGCCCGTAGCCGCGGGTGAACTGCGGCGGCGCCTTCGACGATCCGCGGAACTGGTTGACCATCTGGCATTCGGTGACCTGGATGCGGCGACCATCACCGAAAGCCCAGTTCGGGCACGAAGAACGCGACATCGACCTCGCCGATCCGGATCTCGCCGGCAAAGGGTGACTGCGCGCATAACCGCGCTGGGTCGAGTAGCC
Proteins encoded in this region:
- a CDS encoding alpha-D-ribose 1-methylphosphonate 5-phosphate C-P-lyase PhnJ, whose amino-acid sequence is MTDLATYNFAYLDEQTKRMIRRAILKAIAIPGYQVPFASREMPMPYGWGTGGVQVTASIIGPEDTLKVIDQGADDTTNAVSIRAFFARVARVATTTRTGEATVIQTRHRIPEEPLNDGQVLVYQVPIPEPLRFLEPRETETRKMHALEEYGLMHVKLYEDIVRNGRIATTYAYPVKVEGRYVMDPSPTPKFDNPKMNDCAALQLFGAGREKRIYAVPPYTEVVSLDFEDFPFEVNRFEEPCALCGAGEVYLDEVITDDRGGRMFVCSDTDHCEKRREAGHRGAMAEEEATG
- a CDS encoding carbon-phosphorus lyase complex subunit PhnI; this translates as MRVSDILARDGLIESDGEASGETPGDITRTPLEFPMERDSRLQALSRGDEGFLLALGYSTQRGYARSHPLPARSGSARSMSRSSCPNWAFGDGRRIQVTECQMVNQFRGSSKAPPQFTRGYGLVFGQSERKAMAMALCDRSLRARELGEDVVAPAQDEEFVISHSDNVQASGFVEHLKLPHYVDFQAELELVRAMRAEHEARRNGGADMAEAAE